CGCCGCGAGACCGGCGAGTACGTCCTGGTCGCGACGGAACGCTCGCTCGGCGTCGACGGGATACCGTGGGTCAACGTCACGCTGGCGCTCGTGACGCTGCTCTCGACGCTGTTCGCTGGGTCCCGGTGGTACGGGTCCTCCGTCACTGCGGACCCGATGGCGCTCCTGGCCGCCTGGCCCTTCGCGGCCTCCGTCCTCGGCGTGCTCGCCGTCCACGAGTTCGGCCACTACGCGCTGTCGCGCCACCACGAGGTGCAGGCGAGTCTCCCCTACTTCATCCCTATCCCGAACCTGCTGGGGACGCTCGGGGCGGTCATCCGCATGCGCGACAACATGCCGTCCCGGCGGGCGCTGTTCGACATCGGCGTCGCCGGCCCCCTGGCCGGACTGGCGGCGACGGTCGTCGTCACGGCCATCGGCGTCACGCTCCCGCCGGTCGAGGTGACGGGCGGTATCGCCGCCCGCGTCGAGCTGGGCTACCCGCTCCTGCTCCAGGGCGTCGCGGCGCTCATGGGCGAGCAGCTCACCTACGCGGACCCCGCGCTCCTGCCGAACCCGGTCGTCATCGGCGGCTGGGTCGGCGCCTTCGTCACCTTCCTGAACCTCCTCCCGGTCGGCCAGCTCGACGGCGCACACGTCTCCCGGGCGCTCGTCGGCGACCGGATGCGACTCGTCCAGCGTGCCGTCCCCGTCGCCCTGTTCGGGCTGGCTGGCTACCTCTACGTCTTCGAGGGCGGCCGCGCTGCGGCCCTCTGGGCGTTCTGGGGCGTCCTGACGCTGGTGTTCAGCCAGACCGGGACGGTGGCGCCCATCGACGAGACGCCGCTCGGGGCCAAGCGGAAGGCCGTCGGCTTCCTGACGCTCGTGCTCGGTGCGCTCTGTTTCGTGCCAATCCCCCTGGTGCTGGTCTGAGCGGCGACGTCCGGGGCCATGCTGTCGCTCCCGGCGACGCCTCGATTCGAGGGCGGATACAAACCAGCACCGTCAGGGTCTCCGAGCACACACGGTCGGTCGATGGACCGTGAGCGTCTCCTCGCCACCGCGCCGCTCCTCGCCGCGATTCTGTGGGGCGGCATGTACGTCGTCAGCAAGTGGGGGTTCAGCGAGATACCGCCGCTCACCCTGGCCTTCCTCCGTATCGTCCTCGGTGCTGCCGTCCTCTACCTTGTCGTTCGACTGACGACGCCGAACCGGTCGTTCGCCCGTCGGGAGTGGCGGCGCTTCGCCGCGCTCGCGGTCTGGCTCACGGCGGCGCTCTCGACGCAGTTCGTCGGCACCGACCTGACGAACGCGAGCCAGGGGTCGTTGCTCACTATCCTGACGCCCGTGTTCATGGTCGCGCTCGGGGTGAGCGCGCTCGGCGAGCGCCTCACGGGCGGGAAAGTGGCCGGTATCGGTCTCGCGTCGGTCGGCACGCTCGTCGTGCTCCTCGGCCAGTACGACGTCCGTGCGCTGACGGGCGGGAACGGGCTCGGCGCCGCCCTCCTGTTGTTCTCGGCGTTCAGTTTCGCCGCGTTCTCCGTGTTCGCGAAACCGCTCATCGAACGGTACTCGGCGCTCGAGACAGCCACGTACGCGACCGTCCTGTCGGTCCCGCTGTTCGGGGCGCTGGTTCCGGTCGAGCTATACCTGCGCCCGGACGCCCTCGCGTCCGTCTCGATGACGCTCCCGGTCGTCGGTGCCGTGCTGTACCTCGGCCTCCTGAGCACCGCGGCGGCGTGGTACTGCTGGTACAAGGGGATGGAGTACGCGGACGCCAGTACGGTCGCGGTGTACTTCTTCGCACAACCGGTCGTCGGCATCGTGCTCGGAGCGGCCCTCCTCGGCGAGAGCGCCGGCCCCAGCGTGGTCGGCGGCGGTGCACTGCTCGTCCTGGGCGTCTTCCTCGTGAACAGGGCGGGGTAGTCCCCGGATGTGCGTCGTTCGATACATTCCTGCCCGTTTGTGCAGGGGAAACAAGGAGGTACGTGGCCGTCGTAGGGTCGCCTATGAGCGAGATAGCGCCCCCACCGGAACCGAACGCCGAGGAGGTCCGACTGGCAATCGAGCGACTCCTCGACGAGACGGTCGACAGAGACGAGTCGTTCGAACTCGAGGTGGAGGACCTCGAGGTGACCGTGCCGCTCCGGTTCGGCCAGGACTCGCCGAAGGCGAAGTGGGGGCTCAACGGTCGCGTCACGGTCACCGTCGACGGCATCCGGGCCCCGCTGCGTGAGTGGATCGAAATCCACGAGGACCGGCTGGTCGAGGACCCGGCCGACTGATTCAGAACGCCTCGACGTGGGGCCTGAGGTCGAGTTCGAGCGTCCACGCCGAGCGGTCCTGTTCGACCAGGTGCCAGTACGACTCGGCGATGGCGTCGGGGTCGAGATACGTCTCGTCGGCCCGCGTGCGGTCGTCGGCGTCGGTCGGGCGTATCTGCCCGTCGACGACGACGTGGGCGACGTGAATCCCCCTCCGGCCCGAGCTCCCGGGCCATCGACTCGGCCATGCCGCGGCCGGCGAACTTCGCGGCGCTGAAGCCGATCGCGCCGTCACGGCCCCGGAGGGCCGACGTCGCGCCGGTGAAGATGACGGTCCCGCCGTCGCCTGCCAGCATGTCCTCGACAGCTTCCTGTGCGCAGTAGAGGCCGCCCTCGACGCCGACGGCGATGGCGTTCGAGAACTCCTCGTGGCCGATGTCACGGACTCCCCTTCCACGCGCCGCCGCTGGCGTTGTTCACCAGGACGTCGACGGGACCCAGCTGCTCGCGGATGGTTTCGAAGGCAGCGCCGACCGCGTCGGGGTCGGCGATGTCCGTGGGCACGGCCAGCGCGCCGTCCCCGAGGTCGGAAGCCAGGTCCTCGATGGAGGACGCCGAGCGAGCGAGTAGTGCCACCTGGCACCCCTCATCTGCGAAGCGGCTGGCGAGCGAGGCACCGAGTCCGGGGCCGACACCGGCGACGACGGCAGTTCTGACCATAGCCGGACAACGAGTGGCGGCCGCAAGAAACCACGGGCCGACGGAGACAGGTCGCCGCTGTACGTGGCGGAAGACGCCCGGCTCCAACGCGAAGTGACGCGCGTGCTTACTGCACCAATCGCCAACCGCCGTCGGCCGACTCGACGACGCCGCGGCGCTCCATCTCGGCCAGGACCTCGCCGAGGCGGTCCGGCTGTGCGATTTCCAGTTCCGTGTGTCCGACGTCGTGGTACTCTCTGAGCAGCTGGCGGACGTCGTCCTCGGTGTGGCCCGCCGCGTCGCTTTTCTCCATGACGCCGGCGACGAGTTCGCCCATGTCCTCGACGAAGTTCCACGGATAGACGACCCAGGTCCACTCCTCTAAGTACTCGCCGACGAAGTCCGGGTCGTGGTCGCTGGTGTCCAGCAGCTGCAGGGTCGCGGTGCGGACGCTGCTCGGGTCGCGCTCGCGGACCGTCTCGGCGGCCGTCTCGATTGACTTGCCCGTGTCAGCGATGTCGTCGACGATGAGCACGTCCTTGCCGGCGACGGCACCGTCGGCCAGCGGGTAGCGGACCTCCGCCTCCTCGCCGGTCTGGGCCGTCCCGACGTAGTGTTCGATCTTCAGGCTCGCAAGGTCGTCGAGCCCGAGGAAGTCACACAGGCAGCGGCCACCGAACCAGCCGCCGCGGGCCAGCGCGACGACGACGTCGGGCTCGAACTCGGCGGCCTTGACGTCGTCGGCCACGTCGCGACAGAGGCCGTAGATGTACTCCCAGTTCGTGATGGTACACGAGAACTCGTCCGGTAACTCGCCCATGGCAGAAGACGGTCGGCGCGTCGACTTAACGGTTTCAGAACGCGCGTGACGGCCTCGCGGCCGGCTCGAACCTGGTCGCCCACCAGCAGAACTAACCCCGACGTGGTCGAACGAGTGGGCATGGAGACGCGACAGGCGCTGCTCGTCGACGCCTTTGCCGACGAGCCGATGGCGGGCAACCCGGCCGGCGTGGTGCCGGACGCCGAGGGACTGAGCGACGACCAGCTGCAGGCCATCGCCGGCGAACTGGGGGCCAGCGAGACGGCCTTCGTGCTGTCGAGCGACGACGCGGACCGCCGACTCCGCTTTTTCACGCCGGAGCGAGAGGTCGAGCTCTGTGGCCACGCGACCATCGCCGCCTACGCGGCGCTGTTCGAGCGCGGCGCCTTCGACGCCGGCGAGTCCACGATGGAGACGGAACGCGGAGTGCTGGACGTGGAGTGCAAACTCGACGGGACGGTGTGGATGGAACAGGACGACGCCGAGGTCGAGGTGGTCGACTGCTCACTCGACGAGGTGGCCGCCGCGCTGGGCGTCGACGACGCGACGCTGCGCGACATCGGCGCCGACCTCCCGCTGGCCGTCGGCGACACGGGGTTCCCCTGGCTACTCGTCCCCGTCAACTACTTCGAGCACCTGAGTACCGCCGAGCCAGACATGGCCGCTATCGAGGCGCTGTGTGCACAGGTCGACGCCCAGGGGCTCTACGCGTTCACGTTCGACACAATCTCGGGCCAGTCGACCCTCCACGGGCGCGCGTTCGCGCCCGGTGCGGGCGTCCCGGAGGACCCGGTCACGGGGACGGCGGCGGGGGCCTGTGCGGCCCACGTCCGCCGGCAGGGCGTGCTCGACGAGACCATCGAACAGGTCGTCGTCGAGCAGGGCCACTTCCTCGACCGGCCGGGCACCGTCACGGTGGACACCGACGGGCACGAGGTGTGGGTCGGCGGGCGGGCCGTGACGACGCTCGACGGGACGCTGACGGTTCCCGAGGCCGAGGCGTCGGACGACATCATCGAGGTCTGATTGTTTCGAACGAGAGTAATCCCCCTGCGTTGGATGCC
This DNA window, taken from Haloarcula ordinaria, encodes the following:
- a CDS encoding site-2 protease family protein, whose amino-acid sequence is MAEQSSPTGLPDPETLADTFVVYEVDTTPTDGVRYYGEPLAETDQVVQRVAPWFRKQGYRVTLRRETGEYVLVATERSLGVDGIPWVNVTLALVTLLSTLFAGSRWYGSSVTADPMALLAAWPFAASVLGVLAVHEFGHYALSRHHEVQASLPYFIPIPNLLGTLGAVIRMRDNMPSRRALFDIGVAGPLAGLAATVVVTAIGVTLPPVEVTGGIAARVELGYPLLLQGVAALMGEQLTYADPALLPNPVVIGGWVGAFVTFLNLLPVGQLDGAHVSRALVGDRMRLVQRAVPVALFGLAGYLYVFEGGRAAALWAFWGVLTLVFSQTGTVAPIDETPLGAKRKAVGFLTLVLGALCFVPIPLVLV
- a CDS encoding DMT family transporter; amino-acid sequence: MDRERLLATAPLLAAILWGGMYVVSKWGFSEIPPLTLAFLRIVLGAAVLYLVVRLTTPNRSFARREWRRFAALAVWLTAALSTQFVGTDLTNASQGSLLTILTPVFMVALGVSALGERLTGGKVAGIGLASVGTLVVLLGQYDVRALTGGNGLGAALLLFSAFSFAAFSVFAKPLIERYSALETATYATVLSVPLFGALVPVELYLRPDALASVSMTLPVVGAVLYLGLLSTAAAWYCWYKGMEYADASTVAVYFFAQPVVGIVLGAALLGESAGPSVVGGGALLVLGVFLVNRAG
- a CDS encoding phosphoribosyltransferase, with the protein product MGELPDEFSCTITNWEYIYGLCRDVADDVKAAEFEPDVVVALARGGWFGGRCLCDFLGLDDLASLKIEHYVGTAQTGEEAEVRYPLADGAVAGKDVLIVDDIADTGKSIETAAETVRERDPSSVRTATLQLLDTSDHDPDFVGEYLEEWTWVVYPWNFVEDMGELVAGVMEKSDAAGHTEDDVRQLLREYHDVGHTELEIAQPDRLGEVLAEMERRGVVESADGGWRLVQ
- a CDS encoding PhzF family phenazine biosynthesis protein encodes the protein METRQALLVDAFADEPMAGNPAGVVPDAEGLSDDQLQAIAGELGASETAFVLSSDDADRRLRFFTPEREVELCGHATIAAYAALFERGAFDAGESTMETERGVLDVECKLDGTVWMEQDDAEVEVVDCSLDEVAAALGVDDATLRDIGADLPLAVGDTGFPWLLVPVNYFEHLSTAEPDMAAIEALCAQVDAQGLYAFTFDTISGQSTLHGRAFAPGAGVPEDPVTGTAAGACAAHVRRQGVLDETIEQVVVEQGHFLDRPGTVTVDTDGHEVWVGGRAVTTLDGTLTVPEAEASDDIIEV